In the genome of Shewanella glacialimarina, one region contains:
- a CDS encoding PBPRA1643 family SWIM/SEC-C metal-binding motif protein, translating to MSDKYFFKGRRTPKPAYGESGYNTKRATKPGTEISPLLLSVQTEARKVEVAAIVAEQQLFANITVDADKAENIIELTGLLNKPKAVSFEAKPNRNDVCSCGSGKKYKKCCGA from the coding sequence ATGTCTGATAAGTACTTTTTCAAAGGGCGTAGAACGCCAAAGCCAGCCTATGGCGAAAGTGGCTATAACACTAAACGCGCGACTAAACCGGGTACAGAGATTTCACCTTTACTGTTATCAGTGCAAACTGAAGCACGTAAAGTGGAAGTTGCTGCCATTGTTGCCGAACAACAGCTGTTTGCTAACATCACGGTTGATGCCGACAAAGCTGAAAACATTATTGAGTTAACTGGCTTACTTAATAAACCTAAAGCGGTTAGCTTTGAAGCTAAGCCAAATAGAAATGACGTTTGTTCATGTGGCAGTGGTAAAAAATATAAGAAGTGTTGTGGCGCTTAA
- a CDS encoding MFS transporter has translation MSTNSHSGNDLSEVKQLGMWASITSLGYIFWLVGGMELVERIAYYGVKASAGLYAKSPVSEGGLGIDLHDYGIILAVWAMLQTFIPVITGGISDRVGYKETIFASTIIKIMGYLTMALFPDFWGFMFGAMLLAAGTGVFKPGIQGTLVLSTKRENTSMAWGIFYQVVNIGGFLGPLVAVHMRQLSWDNVFYACAAIISLNFLFLLAYKEPGKEERIERARKVKSGEIYQEALWKDALRELKKPVVIYYMLVFAGFWFLYNSLFDVLPIHIAEWVDTSIIVTSLFGPEGTSNGILQFWLGLNNEGTKVMPEGMLNLNAGMIMTTCFLVAAFTAKYRITTAMLVGCILSILAIMLVGVFNAAWMIVLAIVMFSFGEMMISPKKNEFMGNIAPEGKKAMYLGFVMLPQGIGWTLEGYFAPKLYQIYASKEIISRNELVTRGMSQTDVDAIPQGEAFMRLVDFTGIEAQPLTHMLYEANNIGMAWYIIGAIGIISAVGIFIYGKWLLKMQHNQA, from the coding sequence ATGAGCACTAATTCACACTCAGGCAATGACCTAAGTGAAGTAAAACAATTGGGAATGTGGGCTTCTATCACTAGCCTTGGCTATATTTTCTGGCTTGTGGGCGGCATGGAACTTGTCGAACGCATTGCCTATTATGGCGTCAAAGCCAGTGCAGGCTTATATGCAAAATCGCCGGTTTCTGAAGGTGGTTTAGGGATAGACCTTCACGACTACGGGATCATTCTTGCGGTTTGGGCAATGCTACAAACGTTTATACCTGTGATCACTGGCGGGATTTCAGATCGCGTCGGCTATAAAGAAACTATTTTTGCCTCTACGATTATCAAAATCATGGGCTACCTCACCATGGCTTTGTTCCCTGATTTTTGGGGTTTCATGTTCGGTGCCATGCTTTTGGCTGCTGGTACTGGGGTATTTAAACCCGGTATTCAAGGCACATTAGTGTTGTCAACCAAACGAGAAAACACCTCTATGGCCTGGGGCATATTTTACCAAGTGGTTAATATTGGTGGCTTCCTTGGACCATTAGTTGCTGTGCACATGCGTCAATTATCTTGGGACAACGTGTTCTATGCCTGTGCGGCAATTATCTCATTAAACTTTTTATTCTTATTAGCCTATAAAGAACCAGGCAAAGAGGAGCGAATCGAACGAGCACGCAAAGTAAAGTCGGGGGAAATCTATCAAGAAGCACTGTGGAAAGATGCGCTGCGCGAGCTTAAAAAACCAGTGGTAATATACTATATGCTCGTGTTTGCCGGTTTCTGGTTTTTATATAATTCATTATTTGATGTATTACCTATCCATATTGCCGAATGGGTTGATACCAGCATTATTGTCACCTCACTGTTTGGCCCAGAAGGCACTAGCAACGGTATTTTACAGTTCTGGTTAGGCTTAAATAATGAAGGCACCAAGGTGATGCCCGAAGGTATGCTGAACTTAAATGCCGGCATGATCATGACTACCTGCTTTTTAGTCGCCGCTTTTACCGCTAAGTACCGTATCACCACAGCAATGCTAGTGGGCTGTATTCTCAGTATCCTGGCAATCATGTTGGTGGGTGTATTTAACGCTGCATGGATGATTGTACTGGCAATTGTGATGTTTTCTTTTGGCGAAATGATGATTAGCCCAAAGAAAAATGAGTTTATGGGTAACATTGCCCCAGAAGGTAAAAAAGCCATGTACTTAGGCTTTGTGATGCTACCGCAAGGGATTGGTTGGACATTAGAAGGCTATTTTGCCCCTAAGCTTTATCAAATCTACGCGTCAAAGGAAATTATCTCACGTAATGAGTTAGTGACTAGAGGCATGAGTCAAACAGATGTAGATGCAATTCCGCAAGGTGAAGCATTCATGCGCTTAGTTGATTTTACCGGCATAGAAGCCCAACCGCTTACCCACATGTTATATGAGGCGAATAACATAGGTATGGCTTGGTATATTATCGGTGCAATTGGCATTATCTCTGCCGTAGGTATTTTTATTTATGGTAAGTGGTTGCTAAAAATGCAGCATAATCAAGCATAA
- a CDS encoding OmcA/MtrC family decaheme c-type cytochrome — translation MKNYNRTLLAAAFIAALGVTGCGSDGSDGAAGEPGTPGTPAGSVVTTVDNAYDFNLTLAPTDIVVVGADPFNVKFTVSGKGVGGADVPYSGLDKVALYVMSQSANTTDTGAPMLWTNHALANDFGSSMYCTLTGTAAARGGAVVDACTLVEDPANPGTYIGSWAHDGNAPVVLASGDAGDLVRVFIRAYDVTMSDGAAVSDKILSTPLDFIPATGELAVSSKDAVSNAACIKCHSPMDGYADTDMRIANIGAHHNYQKVENCVACHNPAYAGGQDDPEKGFNANFNAMIHTIHAGHHIADSLTGEAKEMFGEIGFPSELNECTACHDNGQQWNENIYAEACLSCHVNVDLTTGVNHRGIVPASDAVCSGCHGAGSLSPSEAHNVGVRAMATDSIVFAVSNITYAEDAIDVSGAMQDQMSITLDVSIDGQPIADGFDFGPYANYDEIKTGTVDADGTYFVGTSLNLNGVVSAGGKLVVTKVANFNVVGKSIAITPRFSVCADEKAKLIKCKNTAGEEQFAVEYVAVTMDTAYWNLANADGSGANIARQSVPSMVSADEAKCSSCHTSLGIAKHYGNERFDQCMGCHNNTWGGSYHGTVEYKTDAVDADGVPVFALVEGLTYSNRDLMTVSHRFHSGLWDDNRGFPAIHLNADMETEGYPAVATQCSACHKEDVSIFAADGGLTSGKRAIAVNSAGTQFVSPVAESCRSCHIKSSALAHFESNGAYVEGRPATTANLPVESCATCHAEGKTYGIDKVHMGGAH, via the coding sequence ATGAAAAATTATAATCGAACATTACTTGCTGCGGCGTTTATTGCAGCATTGGGTGTAACAGGATGTGGCTCTGACGGCAGTGATGGTGCAGCAGGAGAACCGGGTACTCCGGGCACACCAGCGGGTTCGGTCGTTACAACAGTTGACAATGCCTATGACTTTAACTTAACACTGGCTCCTACAGATATTGTAGTAGTAGGTGCTGATCCATTTAACGTTAAATTTACTGTATCAGGTAAAGGAGTGGGTGGAGCGGACGTTCCATATTCGGGGCTTGATAAAGTCGCCTTATATGTGATGAGTCAATCAGCTAATACTACTGATACAGGTGCGCCAATGCTATGGACCAACCATGCACTTGCCAATGATTTTGGTAGTAGCATGTATTGTACCTTAACGGGTACAGCCGCAGCACGAGGAGGCGCAGTAGTCGATGCTTGTACATTAGTTGAAGACCCAGCTAATCCTGGTACTTATATTGGTTCTTGGGCGCATGATGGCAATGCGCCTGTGGTACTAGCAAGTGGCGATGCAGGCGATTTGGTTCGTGTGTTTATTCGTGCTTACGATGTGACCATGTCAGATGGGGCTGCAGTATCAGATAAAATATTATCGACACCACTAGACTTCATTCCTGCAACAGGTGAACTAGCTGTTTCATCCAAAGATGCTGTATCAAATGCTGCCTGTATTAAGTGTCACAGCCCAATGGATGGCTATGCTGATACCGATATGCGTATAGCCAATATTGGTGCTCATCATAATTACCAAAAAGTTGAAAATTGCGTAGCTTGTCATAATCCAGCGTATGCGGGTGGGCAGGACGATCCTGAAAAAGGCTTCAATGCAAACTTCAATGCTATGATCCACACTATCCATGCAGGTCATCATATTGCAGACTCTCTGACTGGTGAAGCCAAAGAGATGTTTGGTGAAATCGGTTTTCCATCTGAGCTCAATGAATGTACCGCTTGCCATGATAATGGTCAGCAGTGGAATGAAAATATTTATGCTGAAGCATGTTTATCGTGTCACGTGAACGTAGACTTAACCACTGGTGTAAACCATAGGGGTATTGTGCCAGCAAGTGATGCAGTATGTTCTGGTTGTCATGGCGCAGGTAGCTTAAGCCCAAGTGAAGCACATAATGTTGGCGTGCGTGCAATGGCGACTGACTCTATTGTGTTTGCCGTTAGCAATATCACTTATGCAGAAGATGCTATTGATGTTAGCGGTGCTATGCAAGATCAAATGAGTATTACTCTTGATGTAAGTATCGATGGTCAACCTATTGCCGATGGCTTCGATTTTGGTCCTTATGCCAATTATGACGAAATCAAAACAGGTACCGTTGATGCTGATGGCACTTATTTCGTGGGTACATCTCTAAATCTAAACGGTGTTGTTTCTGCTGGTGGCAAGCTTGTCGTCACTAAAGTGGCTAACTTTAACGTGGTAGGTAAGAGTATTGCCATTACACCTCGTTTTTCAGTTTGTGCAGATGAGAAGGCGAAGCTAATTAAGTGTAAAAATACAGCAGGTGAAGAACAATTCGCTGTTGAGTATGTTGCCGTGACAATGGACACCGCATATTGGAACTTAGCTAATGCAGACGGTTCAGGTGCCAATATTGCTCGTCAAAGCGTTCCTTCTATGGTGAGTGCTGACGAAGCAAAATGCAGTTCTTGTCATACATCGTTAGGTATTGCAAAACATTATGGTAACGAGCGTTTTGACCAATGTATGGGTTGTCACAACAATACTTGGGGTGGTTCATACCATGGCACTGTTGAGTACAAAACGGATGCAGTTGATGCTGATGGTGTCCCAGTTTTTGCTTTAGTTGAGGGACTAACTTATAGCAACCGTGACTTAATGACTGTTTCACATCGCTTCCATAGTGGTCTATGGGATGATAATCGTGGTTTCCCAGCAATTCATTTGAATGCGGATATGGAAACTGAAGGTTACCCTGCAGTTGCTACACAATGTTCAGCATGTCACAAAGAAGATGTCAGCATATTTGCCGCTGATGGTGGTTTAACGTCAGGTAAACGTGCAATTGCTGTGAATTCAGCAGGAACGCAATTTGTTTCTCCGGTTGCTGAATCTTGCCGCTCTTGTCACATCAAAAGTTCTGCTTTAGCTCACTTTGAAAGTAATGGAGCATATGTGGAAGGTCGTCCTGCCACAACAGCTAACTTACCTGTGGAGTCGTGTGCAACGTGTCATGCAGAAGGCAAAACTTATGGTATCGATAAGGTCCATATGGGAGGTGCACATTAA
- a CDS encoding LysR family transcriptional regulator, protein MSNFVTIQAIKKVSELDIFCLLVFKTIYETGYANLAAKELGVSAPKVSRCLTLLRKTFDDELFYRRQQGLKPTPLAEQLYQPICQLSDTIEQIETVAQQTNRNPAKPLLNVAVSNNIISSLAMSLSSSKFFNHFGPLRLHVWQSDTEEKIHNGEIDFGIGFDDQGQHSLNLTPIVKIDSLHVVAKSEHPIWLCPDPLTLEDIAEFDYMYLKCHGFNHRIDPLELYCQEKGHYLASIDHVCDLDDWYWHLMTMGSVSLATKPEGLIANNIPQISAKPLPMSEFTKLRKVMSLPIYSFFERDNPYRRYSEESKQIIITLIKNLFVTV, encoded by the coding sequence TTGAGTAATTTTGTGACCATTCAAGCTATTAAAAAGGTGAGTGAATTAGACATTTTTTGTCTGCTGGTGTTTAAAACCATTTATGAGACAGGTTATGCTAATCTGGCGGCAAAGGAGTTAGGTGTTTCCGCACCTAAAGTAAGCCGTTGTTTGACATTATTACGTAAGACTTTTGATGATGAGCTGTTCTACCGTCGTCAGCAAGGTTTAAAGCCCACCCCCTTAGCAGAACAGCTTTATCAGCCGATTTGTCAGCTCAGCGATACCATAGAGCAAATTGAAACTGTGGCCCAACAAACTAATCGTAACCCAGCTAAACCATTACTGAACGTGGCAGTTTCCAATAATATTATCAGTAGTTTAGCAATGTCATTAAGCTCATCTAAATTCTTTAATCATTTTGGTCCCTTGCGCTTACATGTATGGCAAAGTGATACAGAAGAGAAAATTCATAATGGTGAGATAGATTTCGGCATTGGTTTTGATGACCAAGGGCAGCATTCGCTCAACCTTACCCCTATTGTTAAAATAGATAGCTTACATGTTGTGGCTAAAAGTGAGCACCCTATTTGGCTTTGTCCTGACCCATTAACACTGGAAGACATTGCTGAGTTTGATTATATGTATCTGAAGTGCCATGGTTTTAACCATCGAATTGATCCACTGGAATTATATTGCCAAGAAAAAGGTCATTATCTTGCCAGTATTGATCATGTCTGCGATCTTGATGACTGGTATTGGCATTTGATGACCATGGGGAGTGTTTCGTTGGCAACTAAGCCGGAAGGGTTGATTGCCAACAATATACCTCAAATCAGTGCAAAACCATTGCCAATGAGCGAGTTTACTAAACTGAGAAAAGTAATGAGCTTACCTATTTATAGTTTTTTTGAGCGCGATAACCCATATCGTCGCTATTCAGAAGAATCTAAGCAAATAATAATCACTCTCATTAAAAACTTGTTTGTGACTGTTTGA
- a CDS encoding 16S rRNA pseudouridine(516) synthase, translating into MASKRGRIDTFIAKQLQIPKKSVRSLIANQQLLLNGDIVITPDTQIDEFSLIECQGEILQQRQRAYWMLYKPQGVVSATVDEQHQTALDLLEGVDKDLLHIAGRLDLNSTGLLLITNDAKWSQALMSPDNKVTKRYLVTLANPIDDTYIEAFAGGMWFEYEGITTQAATLIIVSRYQAIVELNEGKYHQIKRMFGRFNNPVVALHRESIGHIELDNTLQPGEFRALSADEVSLVN; encoded by the coding sequence ATGGCCTCAAAGCGCGGCAGAATCGATACCTTTATCGCTAAACAGCTACAAATCCCTAAAAAATCAGTGCGAAGTTTGATTGCTAACCAGCAACTTTTGCTTAATGGCGATATAGTGATTACTCCTGACACGCAAATCGATGAGTTCAGTTTGATTGAGTGCCAAGGTGAAATATTACAGCAAAGGCAGCGAGCTTATTGGATGCTATACAAACCCCAAGGTGTGGTCAGTGCAACGGTGGATGAACAGCATCAAACTGCGTTAGATTTACTCGAGGGTGTCGATAAAGACTTGCTGCATATTGCTGGGCGGTTAGATTTAAATTCAACTGGTCTATTATTGATCACCAATGATGCTAAATGGTCACAAGCATTGATGTCGCCCGATAATAAGGTCACTAAGCGATATTTAGTCACCCTGGCTAACCCAATTGATGACACTTATATTGAGGCTTTTGCTGGCGGCATGTGGTTTGAGTATGAAGGTATCACTACGCAAGCGGCAACGTTAATTATAGTCTCTCGCTACCAAGCCATTGTTGAACTAAATGAAGGTAAGTATCATCAAATTAAGCGTATGTTTGGTCGATTTAATAATCCCGTTGTCGCACTTCATCGAGAGTCTATTGGGCATATTGAGTTAGATAATACACTTCAACCCGGCGAGTTTCGGGCGTTATCAGCGGATGAGGTTAGTTTAGTGAACTAA
- the glnD gene encoding [protein-PII] uridylyltransferase produces MIAQPASTELHSGMSISELKHAISSLDKFLADNILHCSINETLTSRANFFDNLLSLLWREHQLDPNTISLNAVGGYGRQTLHPFSDIDICIIHDKPLNQQDSAKISAFLTQLWDLNLDLGHGVRTLQDTYQACRDDVTIATSLLEIRHIIGNKQHETQILTALYGDELWRSDTFFEAKLTEQQQRHAKAQGTAYSIEPNLKTSPGGMRDLQTLTWVARKHFGVGDMLTLRRRGFFTNDEYAELLECQNFLFRIRFALHQAAGRSENRLLLQYQAEVAKLMGFGEGSPLGEGGNIAIEKMMRQIFRAMKRIRELNQLLMAYFAREISPNTQSHVIPINDKFEIVDQHIHVRDEDVFIDRTQIMALFLLIATHNDQIVGISPETLRLLRQVRRRLMGDLQDFQVCRETFKKIFNHPEGMGLAITLMHQHGILASYLPQWREVVGQMQFDLFHAYTVDEHTHKLIKNIYRYGVDRQNGTIDNDRKLAADIYQKMPNKSSLLFAALFHDLAKGRGGDHSILGAVDASLFAKFHGLKLSHERLICWLVKHHLLMSITSQRMDIHDPDVINRFAKEVGSQTRLDALYCLTIADIQATNDDLWNNWKAALLKELYFATRKALHNGFENVQQLRAIVRDHKQDATQILQADGVDVDTIKALWKRLPLSFFSHAESDDIARYSKALIKHQLQPEYDSQFETLILIDNVTVKGCSDVFVYSKDRPGLFVKLFNALATLKISVKQAQISKTKDGYVVESFKVLDFDDMPIFSESRRAQVLKKLYNVLDHDAKLPKIRQPRTHKSFENQLSIEFLYSRQSTRTVLNVSALDTSEFMEQISSAFRKQELTIHSANISTVGERADNVFLLSNAQGQQLDKAECQQLTELLNQTVGD; encoded by the coding sequence ATGATTGCGCAACCTGCTAGTACAGAATTACACTCAGGAATGAGTATTAGCGAGCTTAAGCACGCTATTTCATCATTAGACAAATTTTTAGCAGACAATATCTTACATTGTTCAATTAATGAAACGCTCACTAGCCGCGCGAATTTTTTTGATAATTTGCTTAGCTTACTCTGGCGCGAGCATCAATTAGACCCTAACACTATTTCTTTAAATGCAGTTGGAGGCTATGGCCGCCAGACATTACACCCCTTTTCTGATATCGACATTTGCATCATTCACGATAAGCCACTTAATCAACAAGATTCAGCCAAAATAAGCGCATTTCTTACCCAATTATGGGATTTAAATTTAGATTTAGGCCACGGTGTACGTACCTTACAAGACACCTATCAAGCCTGTAGAGACGATGTCACTATTGCCACCAGCTTATTAGAAATTCGCCATATCATCGGCAATAAGCAACACGAAACCCAGATACTCACCGCATTATATGGTGATGAGTTATGGCGTAGCGACACCTTTTTTGAAGCCAAATTAACCGAACAACAACAGCGCCACGCCAAAGCACAGGGCACGGCTTACAGTATTGAACCCAATTTAAAAACCAGTCCTGGTGGCATGCGTGATTTACAAACCTTGACCTGGGTAGCGCGTAAGCATTTTGGTGTTGGCGATATGCTGACATTAAGACGACGCGGATTTTTTACCAATGATGAATATGCTGAATTACTAGAGTGTCAAAACTTTTTATTCAGAATACGCTTTGCATTACATCAAGCAGCTGGGCGTTCTGAAAACCGTTTATTACTTCAATATCAGGCAGAAGTCGCCAAACTGATGGGATTTGGAGAAGGCAGTCCTTTAGGCGAAGGTGGCAATATTGCCATTGAAAAAATGATGCGCCAAATTTTTAGAGCCATGAAACGCATTCGTGAATTAAATCAATTATTGATGGCTTATTTTGCCCGTGAAATATCACCTAATACACAGTCACACGTGATTCCAATTAACGACAAATTTGAAATTGTTGATCAGCACATTCACGTACGTGATGAAGATGTGTTTATTGATCGCACTCAAATCATGGCATTGTTTTTATTGATAGCGACCCATAACGACCAAATCGTTGGGATCAGCCCTGAAACCTTAAGACTACTTCGTCAAGTTCGCCGTCGTTTAATGGGCGACTTACAAGACTTTCAAGTGTGCCGTGAAACCTTCAAAAAAATATTTAATCACCCTGAAGGTATGGGCCTGGCCATCACCTTAATGCATCAGCACGGTATTTTAGCGTCATACCTCCCCCAATGGCGTGAAGTCGTAGGGCAAATGCAGTTTGATTTGTTCCATGCTTATACGGTTGATGAGCATACCCATAAACTGATTAAAAACATCTATCGATATGGCGTTGATCGTCAAAATGGCACTATCGATAATGATCGCAAACTTGCGGCTGATATTTATCAAAAAATGCCCAATAAATCATCTCTGCTGTTTGCAGCATTATTCCATGATTTAGCCAAAGGACGTGGCGGTGATCACAGCATATTAGGTGCGGTAGATGCCAGCTTATTTGCCAAGTTTCATGGTTTAAAGCTGTCCCACGAGCGCTTAATATGCTGGCTAGTTAAACACCATTTGTTAATGTCTATAACCTCACAACGTATGGATATTCACGACCCAGATGTGATTAATCGTTTTGCCAAAGAAGTCGGCAGCCAAACACGCTTAGATGCATTGTATTGCTTAACCATTGCCGATATTCAAGCCACTAATGACGACCTGTGGAATAACTGGAAAGCTGCGCTGTTAAAAGAACTGTATTTTGCTACCCGAAAAGCACTGCATAATGGCTTTGAAAATGTGCAACAACTTCGCGCCATTGTGCGCGACCATAAACAAGATGCAACCCAAATACTGCAAGCTGACGGGGTTGATGTAGACACCATTAAAGCGTTATGGAAACGTTTACCGCTATCATTTTTCAGTCATGCCGAATCCGATGATATTGCGCGCTACAGCAAAGCGTTAATCAAACATCAGTTACAGCCAGAATACGACAGCCAGTTTGAAACCTTAATATTAATCGATAATGTGACGGTCAAAGGTTGCAGCGACGTGTTTGTCTACAGCAAAGATAGACCGGGATTATTTGTTAAGCTATTTAATGCCTTAGCAACATTAAAAATCTCAGTTAAACAGGCGCAAATATCTAAAACCAAAGACGGTTATGTGGTCGAGTCCTTTAAAGTGTTAGATTTTGATGATATGCCAATTTTTAGTGAATCACGTCGAGCACAAGTACTTAAAAAGCTTTATAACGTACTTGACCATGACGCTAAGCTGCCTAAAATACGTCAACCACGCACCCACAAAAGTTTTGAAAACCAACTCAGTATTGAGTTTTTATACTCGCGCCAATCGACTCGCACAGTACTGAATGTATCAGCGTTAGATACCAGCGAGTTTATGGAACAAATCTCTAGTGCATTTAGAAAACAAGAACTGACCATTCACAGTGCAAATATCAGCACCGTGGGAGAGCGGGCGGATAACGTGTTCCTATTGTCCAACGCGCAGGGTCAACAACTTGATAAAGCAGAGTGTCAGCAACTAACAGAGCTGCTTAATCAAACAGTCGGAGATTAA
- a CDS encoding YcxB family protein, with the protein MTQPATFSHEFTLDKRYFAETYDASVDPSIKAKDFIKTAIFALIGLGILLSTNLGDNELANKNIYYLGYFFIGLSVVEALSIKFKRTWWLWRQMMSKAANNNATLTLNEEGIHTQSAYVNQTILWTEVYRIAETDSGFLITLAKAKSYLSKQGLPDHALAFLRSKI; encoded by the coding sequence ATGACTCAGCCAGCAACCTTTAGCCATGAATTTACCCTTGATAAACGCTATTTTGCCGAAACCTATGATGCATCGGTCGATCCCTCAATTAAGGCAAAGGACTTTATTAAAACAGCTATTTTCGCGCTGATTGGACTAGGGATTTTGTTGTCCACCAATTTGGGCGATAACGAACTTGCCAATAAAAACATCTATTACTTAGGATATTTTTTCATAGGTCTAAGTGTGGTTGAAGCGTTAAGTATCAAGTTCAAACGCACCTGGTGGTTATGGCGTCAAATGATGAGCAAGGCCGCCAATAACAATGCCACGTTAACCTTAAATGAAGAAGGCATACACACACAGTCTGCCTATGTTAACCAAACAATCTTATGGACCGAGGTTTATCGTATAGCCGAAACAGACAGCGGATTTTTAATCACCTTAGCCAAGGCCAAAAGCTACTTAAGCAAGCAAGGCTTACCAGACCATGCATTGGCGTTTTTACGCAGTAAAATATAA
- a CDS encoding CsgG/HfaB family protein, with product MKKLFSLSLNSVLFLGVVSGCSLVPKPDLNLTEAQVNPISETMLALQAQSGPKFPIPVAVYSFRDQTGQYKPQANVSSFSTAVTQGATSMLMQTLLDSRWFTPVEREGLQNLLTERKISNKQGTKGDDMPSLSNARLLLEGGIISYETNTSTGGAGVEYYGIGASEMYREDQVTIYLRAVDVHSGKVMMSVSTTKRVLSQEMRAGLFRYTSLNRLAEAEIGFTTNEPVQFCVLQAIELAVAEMIAKGINQGYWQAVEDADTNAASIEAS from the coding sequence ATGAAAAAATTATTCTCTCTATCTTTGAATAGTGTGCTGTTTTTAGGCGTAGTCTCTGGCTGTAGTTTAGTCCCTAAACCGGATCTTAATTTAACCGAAGCACAAGTTAACCCTATCAGTGAAACCATGTTAGCGCTTCAAGCTCAATCAGGCCCTAAGTTTCCTATTCCTGTAGCGGTTTATTCATTTAGGGATCAAACCGGACAATATAAACCCCAAGCTAATGTGAGTTCTTTTTCAACCGCCGTCACCCAAGGGGCGACGTCAATGTTGATGCAAACTTTATTAGATTCTAGATGGTTTACTCCGGTTGAGCGCGAAGGCTTACAAAATTTATTAACTGAGCGCAAAATTAGTAATAAGCAAGGCACTAAAGGCGATGATATGCCGAGCTTATCTAATGCACGTTTATTGTTAGAAGGTGGGATTATCAGTTATGAAACCAATACCAGCACTGGCGGTGCAGGCGTTGAATATTATGGCATTGGCGCCTCAGAGATGTACCGTGAAGACCAGGTGACCATTTATTTACGTGCGGTTGATGTACACAGCGGTAAAGTAATGATGTCGGTGTCGACCACTAAACGTGTGCTGTCACAGGAGATGCGTGCTGGATTGTTTCGCTATACCAGCTTAAACCGATTAGCAGAGGCTGAGATCGGGTTTACCACCAATGAGCCAGTACAGTTTTGTGTATTACAAGCGATTGAGTTAGCCGTAGCTGAAATGATTGCCAAAGGAATAAATCAAGGATATTGGCAAGCAGTTGAAGACGCAGATACCAATGCTGCTAGCATTGAAGCGAGTTAA
- a CDS encoding curli assembly protein CsgF codes for MFKRLLTVSFSALLVGNVTATELVYTPVNPSFGGSPLNGSFLLNKANSQNDNQSPSSDKDFVTRFKESLERNIINTITRGVADGEITDGIYDTGDFRVEVVSTGNGVMLTITNLLSGEVTVIEMPTYGV; via the coding sequence ATGTTTAAGCGGTTGTTGACGGTAAGTTTTAGCGCATTGTTAGTGGGTAATGTTACAGCCACAGAATTAGTTTATACCCCAGTTAACCCAAGTTTTGGTGGTTCGCCATTAAATGGCTCTTTTTTACTCAACAAGGCGAACTCACAAAATGATAATCAATCACCATCTAGTGATAAAGATTTTGTTACGCGCTTTAAAGAGTCGTTAGAGCGAAATATTATTAACACCATTACCCGCGGTGTGGCTGATGGTGAAATTACTGATGGTATCTATGACACCGGAGATTTTAGAGTTGAAGTGGTTTCAACCGGAAATGGTGTCATGTTAACGATTACCAATTTACTTTCAGGTGAAGTGACTGTGATTGAAATGCCGACATATGGAGTATAA
- a CDS encoding curli production assembly/transport protein CsgE has translation MLFVMPVAAEESDIEISGLVIDRTLTRFGKDFGFYYSGYWRDLPFTQGFNVTLYETVYPQAGTLLTLEVNGTQIYRTHFGRRAAPIKERAEQALLITIDYIAQVRASALTNEIADPSNGL, from the coding sequence ATGTTATTCGTTATGCCCGTTGCAGCCGAAGAGTCAGATATTGAAATCAGTGGTTTAGTGATTGATCGTACCTTAACTCGCTTTGGTAAAGATTTCGGTTTTTATTATTCTGGTTATTGGCGTGACCTTCCCTTTACCCAAGGCTTTAATGTGACGCTTTATGAGACTGTATACCCTCAAGCCGGTACCTTGCTGACATTAGAGGTCAACGGCACACAAATATATCGAACTCACTTTGGCCGACGCGCAGCACCGATTAAAGAACGCGCTGAGCAGGCGTTATTAATCACTATTGATTATATCGCTCAGGTAAGAGCCAGCGCGCTTACCAATGAAATAGCAGATCCATCAAACGGACTTTAG